Sequence from the Pecten maximus chromosome 8, xPecMax1.1, whole genome shotgun sequence genome:
tatcattgttttgtttgtgtgtgtttgtagtTGGTATCAACACTGACTGATTGTTATTGTCGGTAACAAGAACCATTTAAATCTATCACATATATCAAAGGTTATTAATTTAGAAATGGCATGAATTTATAGCTGGACAAGTCGATTGGACActttaatgaatatatattatgtcGAATAACCAATTGATGACTTAAACAggatattgatgtattgataaacaggatataaatgtattgatcAACGGGAtattaatgtattgataaacatgatattaatgtattgataaacGGGATATTAATGCATTGATAAACAGGAtatcaatatattgataaacaggatattaatgtattgataaacaggatattaatttattgataaaaaggaTATCAATGTATTGATATTCACTAATCAATATGATATCCAGTGACAATTAAGAAATTTTGAGATTAGACCAAACCCGACCAGACCAGACCATACCAGACCACAGACCAGACCACAGACCAGGCCACAGACCAGACCACAGACCAGGCCACAGACCAGGCCACAGACCAGGCCACAGACCAGACCACAGACCAGACCACAGACCAGGCCACAGACCAGACCACAGTCCAGACCACAGTCCAGATCACAGACCATAGACCAGACCACAGACCAGACCACAGACCAGACCACAGACCAGACCACAGACCAGAACACAGTCCAGACCACAGACCAGAACACAGACTAGATCATAGACCAGACCACAGACCAGACCATACCAGACCACAGACCAGGCCACAGACCAGACCACAGACCACACCACAGACCAGACCACAGACCACACCACAGACCAGACCACAGACCACACCACAGACTAGACCATACCAGGCCACAGACCAGACCACAGACCAGACCACAGACCAGACCACAGTCCAGAACACAGACCATAGACCAGACCACAGACCAGACCATAGACCAGACCACAGTCCAGACCACAGACCAGAACACAGTCCAGACCACAGACCAGACCACAGACTAGATCATACCAGGCCACAGACCAGACCACAGTCCAGACCACAGACCATAGACCAGAACAGACCACAGGCCAGACCACAGACAAGACCACAGACTAGACCACAGACCAGACCACAGACCATACCAGACCACAGACTAGACCACAGACCAGACCACAGACCAAACCACAGACCAGACCACACACCAAACCACAGACCAAACCACAGACCAAACCACAGACTAGACCACAGACCAGACCACAGACCAGACCACAGACCAGACCACAGACCAGACCATACCAGGCCACAGACCAGAACACAGTCCAGACAACAGACCAGACCACAGTCCAGACCACAGACCAGACCACAGACTAGATCATACCAGGCCACAGACCAGACCACAGTCCAGGCCACAGAGTAGACCACAGACCATACCACAGACTAGACCACAGACCAGACCACAGACCAGGCCACAGACCAGACCACAGACTAGACCACAGATCAGACTACAGACTAGACCACAGACCAGACCACAGACCAGACCACAGACTAGACCACAGACTAGACCATACCAGGCCACAGACCAGACCACAGTCCAGACCACAGACCAGACCACAGACCAGACCACAGACCAGACCATACCAGGCAACAGACCAGGCCATAGACCAGACCATATTTTGTGGTATGCCCTCTATGCGAGATATCTGTGTCAGCTCGCCATGAAGCTGATTTGCGATAGTGCGTGACtattttgtatatgatattggtCTATCTGTAGGTCATCTTCCACCACATTACTGTCAGACAAATGTATTACTAGTCATGTTGTAACCGAGACGAGCAGTATTCAGAAAGCCTTCACTTGTTTGGGACATCATCGTGTTGATTTCGTACCAGGTACCAACCCGTACGGTGGTGACTTCGCGCTTCTCCTCAGTTCAAGATGGTCATGTCATTCAGAACAAAGTCCCCGTTCCCCACTTTCATTCGGCGACCAGACAAAGTAATTGCCCGTTCCTCAATACGGTGAAATTGTTCGTtaaataatgtaaaagtttataacatatttgacccttgtggCCCTCAACGCATGTTCAACTTACATCTAATTAAAGTCATTTATATGAGAAATTACGATATACAGCCGATGTACATAGCGTGGAAAAGGGCCCCGGGCTTTACATTTTTTAGATTTGTTATACAAAGGAAAAAAGTTGATTGGTAGATGGACGCTGCACCTTACCACAGTCAGTACAAGGTGAACTGATTATTATGTACACATATTATCTCTGGTAATATATATTAGGTAAGCATTCTTAAGAACTCAGAACAATGCCTTCTTATGTTGTATCGGGATTTCCATATACTGATTAATGTTGTTAGATGCGAGTGAAATCTTATGTCGTAAATACTACAGTGAATGTGTCTGTGTAACTCTAGGTCGAAAGCTTAAGATGGCGGGAATTTTAAGAAAACCGTGGATGCACCGGAGCGAATTTTGATGTGCCATCGTTGACCAAAAGGAAGTTTAGAGCACTTGTGTATTTGTTAAGAGGTGTGCACCTGAATTTTCAGGACAAGTCAGGGATTGGTTCTTCCTGGTTCCAATTTCGTTTGAGATGACGtcatttcaagttttaatcCACTTATAGAGCTCCATTGATCAAGATATTCTACAATTTTGTCCCTTCACTTGTGATAGCACCTTTACATATCGACCTTTACATGCGTAATATCGCGTTAATTTCGTGTAATAACgcgtaaaaatatattttcctccTACGAAAATCATTCCAACCGGTTTCTGTACATGTGTGAGAAAATTACCAATGCCTAATGTTTAAAGATTTGTACTTAGTGGCGATAATTTgagttttttgttgttattgttttgttgttgttgttgttgttgttgttgttgttgttttgttgttctttCCGTTACTGGGAATACTTGTTTTTAgctattacattttgtatgtaacatttatttctatttccTATTTGAGTCAACAAAACACTTTAACATTACGCACATAAAGACCAAGGTTAATCTACATTAAGAGAAACAAACGTGTCTCgtcttttattttgtatttgttaccGAAACAAACGTGTCTCgtctttataagatattttgaCCTTAAAGTACGTATTTGTTACAGAAAGAAAGTTTCTTGTCTTTATAAGATTTTTTGACTTTAAAGAACGTATAATTTGTTACCGATTATAGACACGATCATATAGATCTATTTACCCTTAAAAATATCTGACCGTAACATAAGATGAAATATTCTACACTTAAGGTCAAATCATTTGAcgttaaatataatattatatatttccactgcaaaatcttatattttcactgctcatcgcagcgatgaaaatacaagttttatcACTTTactaaatttctttatttcactGGCATAAGTGCAATAAATAAAGCATATCTAATTGTGTTCaaatcaaatatacatgtatttcacgagtgtggctaatgTGTTTATGTTTTTCGCcagtgcgtagcacgagtgaaaaaaatatcacaattaaatattagccacacgagtgaaatatatttggtattactgaatatatcgttagatattctgtttattacattatatttacattttggtggcaaagccacgatataaactaagtaaaaagatttgcagtctatgtgaccataattgacacccaaaacgtgacgacaatccatgccgcgcatgaatatattcacccaccggaactacttgtaactaacgtaaatcgttttttatgttaattaaaaagtatcaaaaagacattttatacaataatgttatacaaataacaaaaataattgaacagactttgtttttttcctattatttcaatgcatttttttgtttgccaatctgcacgtgacaaatgaattttgaaaaaataggctgttctatttgtcgaaccccattgacgaaatcgctgaatattggcatttttatgctaactcaatttcaattttcaaaaataacaaaacgaatatgtcgagaatgtaaatagcgcacaatatgacgtttgtttgcaaagctctggcatctacatttgtatatcgaccatagacaccaaaaaagacagtttaattaagcattgatgtcatttttttttagtttcatcggggtatgaaacaaattttgtttgcaaactgaattcatacagtttgcaaacaaaatttgtttcataccccgatgaaactaaaaaaaaattgacaccaacgcttataattaaattttgaaaatgatgttctaatttaaaacatgttttatgtacaattttactggtttaatacgcaacgtcaattgtcgtattgtgacgtcacatttttcgcgccattctcggaatttctttcatagaagaatgaaaagaatttttcgatcaatcacatttgagtatttaccataaaaacaaagaaaaaaataattattccTTAAAAATACAATGTAGCAAAATATACTGAGACAGCCCAATCTCTTCCAGAATGCATTGCGATCCCCTGTCAACGGCTCAGAAAATTAAATGTACGCCATTCAACTCGTGACGTTCTGTGTTCTATCTtacattgtgacgtcatattaaTTACGCGCCTAAATATGTGCAAATTTTAATTTCCCCATTGAAGTTTGTATtagcagtgttctgattggtcaaatcataAAAAAGTGTTTCGGTACTGAGACATATACAGactcagagacttgtatatctaatatacaaGTCCCTGACAGACTGTATATTTGTCTCTGTTTTCActggtgaaaaatatcactttcatGAATGAATACTTTTCGATATTTCAccggtaaaaatgtaataaaaagtcTTATAAGTCTTATATCTTATTGATATTAGATATCTTAAAGATAAATAAGATTATGATATAGAATCTATAAGATAAATTATAAAAGATAGTCATAAGATAACTCATTAGATTAGCTTTAGATAAGATATAGAAGTTCTAtcttataaacatgtaatatacaatggAAGTGTTATCAATGAAATTCGAATTTCATAAACCTCATGATCATGCATACTAAAGAGAAATCAtaggtaatacatgtacaatagcAAGTCACCTGACCTGAATTGTCATGTGTTTCAATCAGAGacctatagtatataggtctctgtttcAATGgaaccagagacgtatatattaTAGAAGTCTCTGATAGAACTTAGTGCTAAAGACGATAATCGCTCTCATTATACAAGGGGTATAACTCCGAACCTATAACTCCAGCTTATTAGCGGAACTCTTCTTTGAAGAAGGGGGCCTTTTTATTTCCAAACAAATGGCGGGTTATCGGCAGTAGGGCAATATAATAATGCGTTTGGAGTAGACTTTTTTTAATGATGGGATCTTGTCTGTTTTGACAAGCGATGCCAGGTGAAATGGCCTTGTCGACTCAGCCAGATGATCATGACAGCCATTATGTCTTACTGGCTAAAATTGACAACGCTAGAAACGTGTCTAATATCCTCAAAGCTATACATTTCAAAGAGGTAAACAAATGTGTTCGTCAAATAAGTGTAGCTAGCCGGCCTATGTTATCAACGGTATTTTAACAGTAATTCATGCATATTTTTCATTCCCCGCTTCCATACGATCTTTATTCCAGCTACAATTTATGTCTGATCTATAATCGTAAAGCTGTGTCAACCCTTCCtatttgtttataataaaaatctatattgataatataGTCTATAAAATACGCTTTACAAATAAGTATACAGGGTATTTTTATGGATTATTATATATTCTTATTGAAAAGAATGTCAAACtcctataatttgtttgatctGTACTTCATGATCAGCTAGCTGAATATATATAGCTATgtcaataacattttatttagaGTCATTTTACATAgttaaacagattttaaaaccTCACACATGTATCTACTGTTCCTACCTTGATAgaaaactctttttttttttttaaattagattGAAAATAAGACATGCTTTTCATTATCCACAGCATAATCTTTTAGgttcaatttcttttttaactgTGTTGCTGTACATTTTCTCTCCACTTTTAAAAACCTGACATAGGTCTATACAGTTACTCCAACAGCAGCTAGTCTCTCAAAACCTGACAACATAATTAATTTCTGGACCTATCAAAACTTCTGAAGGTCATCTTCAGAAGTTTTGATGGGTCCagaaattaattttgttatgcaatgtacatatatgtaacaaatATGAGAAAATCAGTGTGTGATAATATAagtatggggcgccgttttactatttattcccatttggtgatatcacctattcgaatgagtgatatcacctattcgaataagtgatatcacctattcgtttcattaagtgatatcacctattggaatgggtgatatcacctattcgaataggtgatatcacttatttgaaaaatgaattggtgatatcacctattcgaataggtgatatcactgataatgattgaataggtgatataaccaaatgggaataaatagtaaaacggcgccccatagataAGAGGGAAAGTCTGTTACAAATTAATGTATATCGTGTGATTGCAGGCTTCTGTATAGATTCAGTTATTGTTGTATTT
This genomic interval carries:
- the LOC117332199 gene encoding protein TsetseEP-like, yielding MVTTTPATHRMVTTTTATHSIVTTTPATHRMTKPDQTRPYQTTDQTTDQATDQTTDQATDQATDQATDQTTDQTTDQATDQTTVQTTVQITDHRPDHRPDHRPDHRPDHRPEHSPDHRPEHRLDHRPDHRPDHTRPQTRPQTRPQTTPQTRPQTTPQTRPQTTPQTRPYQATDQTTDQTTDQTTVQNTDHRPDHRPDHRPDHSPDHRPEHSPDHRPDHRLDHTRPQTRPQSRPQTIDQNRPQARPQTRPQTRPQTRPQTIPDHRLDHRPDHRPNHRPDHTPNHRPNHRPNHRLDHRPDHRPDHRPDHRPDHTRPQTRTQSRQQTRPQSRPQTRPQTRSYQATDQTTVQATE